One stretch of Geoalkalibacter ferrihydriticus DSM 17813 DNA includes these proteins:
- the treY gene encoding malto-oligosyltrehalose synthase gives MRIPCATYRIQFTPEFTFNEARAIVAYLNELGIDTLYASPIFRARTGSTHGYDVADMNALNPELGGTDGFNLLAEEVRRHEMGWLQDIVPNHMAFDAQNPMLVDVLENGPHSRFFRTFDIDWEHPLGNLRGRVLAPFLGSFYSEALERGEIRLGYDGEGFFAGYFDQRYPLRIESYLEVLTHCHPPLRRRLGSDHPDHIQFMGVLYLLKTLATGPTRDRYEQIKFIKQALGILYQNNEIIRDQLDQTVVEFNGTAGRPESFARLDALLAQQYFRLSYWKVASEELNYRRFFSINDLISLCIEEKEVFEHCHGLVAKLVRQGHLSGLRIDHIDGLYDPPQYLERLAATAPGAYVVVEKILESGEKLPRNWQTSGTTGYDYLNAAAGLFCQTRNERRVTSIYHRFANPGGRCAELGAAKKRLIIQRHMLGDIDNLATLLKGFAGRYRYGSDLTRYALHQALIEVMVEMPVYRTYLTPQRKADEGRPYLRRALRQALRNNPGLANELGFLERVLPLEMSSELPAEERQSWQQFVMRFQQYTGPLMAKGIEDTLLYVYNRLICLNEVGGAPEDFGLAPADFHSFNQSRARHWPHTMNATATHDTKRGEDTRVRIAVISELPQEWERYLRQWNRLNAPLKKRVRRRMVPDKNDEYFLYQTLLGSYPLEKSALENYPSRIRDYAIKAVREAKVHTGWLKPDSGYEDAYLAFIDALFAKDHPFFAEFLPFQEKIAFFGMLNGLAQVLLKNTSPGVPDIYQGCEFWDLSLVDPDNRRPVDYQARHQALSALSKTASKDLPGLLRGLREDWRDGRIKLYLTWRSLQGRKERMELFRDGDYLPLEIKGIGAQSLLAYARRLGDQTALVVVPRLLTELVETGTWPLGEDVWGDTEILLPEGMQGPWRDSLSGRELEGAGSLNAGRLLQDLPLALLFNDGP, from the coding sequence ATGCGTATCCCCTGTGCGACCTACCGAATCCAGTTCACGCCGGAGTTCACCTTCAATGAAGCGCGCGCCATCGTTGCCTACCTCAACGAGCTGGGTATCGACACGCTCTATGCCTCGCCGATTTTTCGCGCTCGCACCGGCAGCACTCACGGCTATGATGTCGCCGACATGAACGCTCTCAATCCCGAACTGGGCGGCACCGACGGTTTCAACCTGCTTGCCGAAGAGGTTCGCCGTCATGAAATGGGCTGGCTGCAGGACATCGTGCCCAACCACATGGCTTTCGACGCGCAGAACCCCATGCTCGTCGATGTTCTCGAAAACGGCCCGCACTCGCGCTTTTTCCGTACCTTCGATATTGACTGGGAGCATCCCCTGGGAAACCTGCGCGGCCGCGTCCTTGCGCCTTTTCTCGGCAGTTTTTACAGCGAAGCTCTCGAACGCGGCGAAATTCGTCTCGGCTATGACGGAGAAGGCTTTTTCGCCGGCTATTTCGATCAGCGCTATCCGCTGCGCATCGAAAGCTACCTGGAAGTGCTCACCCATTGTCATCCGCCGCTGAGGCGGCGGCTAGGCTCCGATCATCCCGACCACATTCAGTTCATGGGTGTTCTCTACCTGCTCAAAACCCTGGCCACGGGTCCGACCCGCGATCGCTACGAGCAGATCAAATTCATCAAGCAGGCGCTGGGGATTCTTTATCAGAACAACGAAATCATCCGCGATCAACTCGACCAGACAGTCGTCGAATTCAACGGCACGGCCGGTCGGCCGGAAAGTTTCGCGCGCCTCGATGCCCTCCTCGCACAGCAGTATTTCCGTCTCTCCTACTGGAAGGTGGCTTCGGAAGAACTCAATTACCGCCGCTTCTTCAGCATCAACGACCTGATCTCTCTATGCATTGAAGAAAAAGAGGTGTTTGAGCACTGCCACGGACTGGTGGCCAAGCTCGTGCGCCAGGGGCACCTGAGCGGGCTGCGTATCGACCATATCGACGGTCTCTACGACCCGCCCCAGTATCTTGAGCGCCTGGCCGCCACGGCACCGGGCGCCTATGTGGTCGTGGAAAAAATCCTCGAATCCGGTGAAAAACTGCCGCGCAACTGGCAGACATCCGGCACCACCGGTTATGACTATCTCAATGCCGCCGCCGGGCTCTTCTGTCAAACCCGTAACGAGCGCCGCGTGACGAGCATCTACCATCGCTTTGCCAACCCCGGAGGACGTTGCGCCGAGTTGGGCGCCGCCAAAAAAAGACTGATCATCCAACGTCACATGCTCGGCGATATCGACAACCTGGCCACCCTGCTCAAGGGATTTGCCGGCCGCTATCGCTACGGCAGCGACCTGACCCGTTATGCCCTGCATCAAGCCCTGATCGAGGTCATGGTCGAGATGCCGGTCTATCGCACCTACCTTACCCCGCAGCGCAAAGCCGACGAGGGACGTCCTTACCTGCGCAGAGCCCTGCGCCAGGCCCTGCGCAACAACCCCGGCCTGGCCAATGAGCTTGGATTTCTTGAACGGGTGCTGCCGCTGGAAATGAGCAGCGAGTTGCCCGCCGAGGAGCGCCAGAGTTGGCAGCAGTTCGTCATGCGCTTTCAGCAGTACACCGGGCCACTCATGGCCAAGGGCATCGAGGATACCCTGCTGTATGTCTACAACCGCCTGATCTGCCTCAACGAGGTGGGTGGCGCACCGGAGGACTTCGGGCTGGCTCCGGCCGACTTTCACTCGTTCAACCAGTCGCGCGCCCGACACTGGCCGCACACCATGAACGCCACCGCCACCCATGACACCAAACGCGGCGAAGACACGCGGGTGCGCATTGCCGTTATTTCGGAGCTGCCCCAGGAATGGGAACGCTATCTGCGCCAGTGGAACCGTCTCAATGCGCCCCTGAAAAAACGGGTGCGCCGGCGCATGGTGCCGGATAAAAACGACGAATACTTTCTCTACCAGACCTTGCTTGGCTCCTACCCCCTGGAGAAGAGCGCGCTGGAAAATTACCCATCGCGAATTCGCGACTACGCCATCAAAGCGGTGCGTGAAGCCAAGGTGCATACCGGCTGGCTCAAACCCGACAGCGGTTACGAAGATGCCTATCTGGCGTTCATCGACGCTCTCTTCGCCAAGGACCACCCCTTTTTCGCCGAGTTCCTCCCTTTCCAGGAAAAAATCGCTTTTTTCGGCATGCTCAACGGCTTGGCGCAAGTGCTGCTCAAGAACACCAGTCCCGGCGTACCGGATATCTACCAGGGGTGCGAATTCTGGGATCTAAGTCTGGTTGATCCCGACAACCGCAGGCCAGTGGACTACCAGGCCCGCCACCAGGCACTCAGCGCTCTGAGCAAAACGGCTTCCAAGGATCTGCCCGGGCTGCTGCGCGGCCTGCGGGAAGATTGGCGCGACGGCCGCATTAAATTGTATCTGACCTGGCGCAGCCTTCAGGGACGCAAGGAGCGCATGGAGTTGTTTCGCGATGGCGATTACCTGCCGCTGGAGATCAAGGGCATCGGCGCACAGAGCCTGCTGGCCTATGCACGCCGCCTGGGAGATCAGACGGCCCTGGTGGTGGTGCCGCGCCTGCTGACGGAGCTGGTGGAAACCGGAACCTGGCCGCTGGGTGAGGATGTCTGGGGCGATACGGAGATCCTTCTGCCCGAGGGGATGCAGGGCCCTTGGCGGGATTCCCTGTCGGGACGCGAACTAGAAGGCGCCGGCAGCCTGAACGCCGGCCGGCTGCTGCAGGATCTGCCCCTGGCGCTGCTGTTCAACGACGGACCGTAG
- a CDS encoding DUF3536 domain-containing protein, whose translation MTQRFVCIHGHFYQPPRENPWLEDVELQDSAYPFHDWNDRITTECYQTNAAARILDQQNLIIDIANNYEKTSFNFGPTLLSWLEKHRPETYQAIIDSDLSSRARFGGHGAALAQAYNHMIMPLANLRDKRTQTRWGAHDFEARFGRKPEGMWLPETAVDVETLEILAEEGIAFTILAPHQAKAVRRLGDKEWQRLGDVAIDTRCAYRCNLPSGRSIALFFYNGAVSQEIAFSDLLENGEKFSHRMVGTFSERKHAELSHIATDGETYGHHHRYGEMALAYCLRDIEKHQLARITIYAEFLSLHPPSQEVQIFENSSWSCAHGVERWRADCGCRINPERNWQQKWRRPLRAALDWLRDRLALLFEREMRSFNSDPWTVRDTYIEVLLDRNEEHVKNFLQKTCARPLTAEEETRLLRLLEMQRHAMLMYTSCGWFFDEVSGIETVQILAYASRAIQLAEESCDAKLEAEFLEWLERVPSNIEKYRHGAQIYRLLVLPTRLDLRRVAAHHAIASEFEGNHRTHQIYSYEAHNLTYNQLRAGRILLATGHTRVRSHITWNQADFSFAVLHFGDHNLNAGVHEFKSKDAFTAMQRELQTAFERSNLAEVIRLMDRHFAPSTYSLLHLFKDEQRKVLNLILQKPLEEINQTYQAIYDNQFALLRFLRDIGAPAPQALVAPAECVVSARLHRLFSSPDVDPCALKAIVNEAERLTLALDDETLGFAAGRQISRQMDKLAHAPRNLAFLITINETLELLNQLPISLDLWRAQNGYYAICNQLCPSIQKSLLAGESGLTEWFEQFRKLGQALKVGMI comes from the coding sequence ATGACCCAGCGCTTTGTCTGTATTCATGGACATTTTTATCAACCCCCGCGGGAAAACCCTTGGCTGGAGGACGTGGAGCTTCAGGATTCGGCCTACCCGTTTCACGACTGGAACGACCGCATCACCACCGAATGCTACCAGACCAACGCTGCTGCGCGTATCCTCGATCAACAGAATCTCATCATCGACATCGCCAACAACTACGAGAAGACCAGCTTCAACTTTGGTCCGACCCTGCTGTCCTGGCTCGAAAAACATCGCCCCGAAACCTATCAGGCCATCATCGATTCGGACCTGAGCAGCCGCGCCCGCTTCGGCGGCCACGGAGCAGCACTCGCTCAGGCCTACAACCACATGATCATGCCTTTGGCCAACCTGCGCGACAAGCGCACCCAGACGCGCTGGGGCGCGCATGATTTCGAAGCACGTTTCGGCCGCAAACCTGAAGGAATGTGGCTGCCGGAAACCGCCGTTGATGTGGAAACTTTGGAGATTCTCGCCGAAGAGGGCATTGCCTTCACCATCCTAGCGCCCCACCAGGCCAAGGCTGTGCGACGCCTGGGCGACAAGGAATGGCAGCGGCTCGGCGATGTTGCCATCGATACCCGCTGCGCCTATCGCTGCAACCTGCCTTCAGGGCGCAGTATCGCCTTGTTTTTCTACAACGGAGCGGTGTCGCAGGAGATCGCTTTCAGCGATCTGCTTGAAAACGGCGAAAAATTTTCGCATCGCATGGTGGGAACTTTTTCCGAACGCAAACACGCCGAACTGAGCCACATCGCCACCGACGGCGAAACTTACGGCCATCACCACCGCTACGGGGAAATGGCTTTGGCCTACTGCCTGCGCGACATCGAAAAACATCAGCTGGCGCGGATTACCATCTATGCGGAGTTCCTGTCTCTGCACCCCCCTTCTCAGGAGGTGCAGATTTTTGAAAATTCATCCTGGAGTTGTGCCCACGGGGTCGAACGCTGGCGAGCCGACTGCGGCTGCCGCATAAATCCCGAGCGCAATTGGCAACAGAAGTGGCGCCGCCCTTTGCGCGCGGCCCTCGACTGGCTACGCGATCGCCTCGCCCTGCTCTTTGAGCGCGAAATGCGCTCCTTCAACAGCGATCCCTGGACCGTGCGCGACACCTACATCGAAGTTCTGCTCGATCGCAATGAAGAACACGTCAAAAACTTTCTGCAAAAGACCTGCGCGCGACCGCTGACGGCAGAAGAAGAAACCAGACTTCTGCGCCTTCTCGAAATGCAGCGTCACGCCATGCTCATGTACACCAGTTGCGGCTGGTTCTTTGACGAGGTTTCCGGCATAGAAACCGTACAGATTCTTGCCTATGCCAGTCGTGCGATTCAGCTGGCCGAGGAATCCTGTGACGCAAAACTCGAAGCAGAATTTCTCGAATGGCTGGAGAGGGTGCCGAGCAATATCGAAAAGTATCGGCACGGCGCCCAGATTTACCGCCTTCTGGTGCTGCCCACACGCCTCGATTTGCGGCGGGTCGCGGCGCACCATGCCATCGCCTCGGAGTTCGAAGGCAACCACCGAACTCACCAGATCTACAGCTATGAGGCGCACAACCTGACCTACAACCAGTTACGCGCAGGGCGCATCCTGCTGGCCACCGGACACACCCGGGTGCGGTCCCATATCACCTGGAACCAGGCCGATTTCTCTTTCGCGGTGCTGCATTTCGGCGACCACAATCTTAACGCCGGCGTGCACGAATTTAAGAGCAAGGATGCTTTCACCGCCATGCAGCGCGAGTTGCAAACGGCCTTCGAAAGGAGCAACCTCGCGGAAGTCATTCGCCTGATGGACCGGCATTTCGCACCAAGTACCTACAGCCTCTTGCACTTGTTCAAAGATGAGCAACGCAAGGTTCTCAACCTCATACTTCAGAAGCCTCTGGAGGAAATAAACCAGACGTACCAAGCGATCTATGACAATCAGTTTGCGCTTCTGCGTTTTCTGCGTGATATCGGCGCACCCGCGCCACAGGCGCTTGTTGCACCGGCAGAATGCGTGGTCAGTGCTCGCCTGCACAGGCTTTTCAGCTCCCCTGACGTCGATCCGTGCGCCCTCAAAGCCATAGTGAACGAGGCCGAGAGGCTCACCCTTGCCCTCGACGATGAAACCCTCGGCTTCGCCGCAGGGCGCCAAATCAGCCGACAAATGGACAAACTGGCGCACGCACCGCGCAACCTTGCTTTTCTTATCACCATCAACGAAACGCTTGAACTCCTCAATCAACTTCCAATCTCGCTTGATTTATGGCGCGCTCAAAACGGCTATTACGCAATTTGCAATCAATTATGCCCCAGCATACAGAAATCACTTCTGGCGGGCGAATCGGGTCTTACCGAGTGGTTTGAACAGTTCCGCAAACTCGGTCAAGCGCTTAAAGTAGGGATGATCTGA
- the treZ gene encoding malto-oligosyltrehalose trehalohydrolase, translated as MQLGATHMEGGRCEFLVWAPACREVSLHQVSPRERVLPMEPQGNGYWRIIGEEVPPGSRYFYHLDGERDRPDPVSNYQPQGVHGPSQVIDHRHFAWSDHGWRGCALADLVIYELHVGTFTPAGTFDAVIERLPGLRDLGITAIELMPVAQFPGERNWGYDGVQPFAVQHSYGGPEGLKRLVDACHQLGLAVVLDVVYNHLGPEGNYLWDFGPYFTDHYRTPWGEAINFDGPHSDEVRRYFLQNALHWFKNYHIDALRLDAVHAIYDFSAKTFLQEMAEQTREFSLGNQRSCLLIAESDLNDPRIIRPAELGGYGLDAQWSDDFHHALHALITGEDLGYYGDFGSTGDLVKSYREGFVYSWRYSAFRKCRHGASAADRPAQQFVVCSQNHDQVGNRMRGERLIAQAGFEAAKLAAAAVILSPFIPLLFMGEEYGEDNPFPYFVSFEDEDLIAGVRRGRKEEFEDFHSQGEPPDPQSPETFAAARLDWSKRDKPGYRAMAAFYRELLRLRRENPVLTRRDKEHLEGWGLEDEKLLWLRRWSGKDELWLLANFNNKEISCSFPGRGSAYRKLLDSADRQWQGPGTRLPDNIEGRCKLNLAPQSLAVYQMTD; from the coding sequence ATGCAACTTGGCGCAACCCACATGGAAGGTGGCAGATGTGAATTTCTGGTTTGGGCTCCGGCCTGCCGCGAGGTCAGCCTGCACCAGGTGTCACCACGCGAACGCGTCTTGCCCATGGAACCTCAGGGAAACGGTTACTGGCGGATTATCGGCGAGGAAGTTCCGCCAGGGTCAAGATACTTCTATCACCTTGATGGCGAACGCGATCGCCCCGACCCCGTCTCAAACTACCAGCCTCAAGGGGTTCACGGGCCCTCCCAGGTGATCGACCATCGGCACTTCGCCTGGAGCGACCACGGTTGGCGTGGCTGTGCTCTGGCGGATCTGGTCATCTACGAACTGCATGTGGGCACCTTCACGCCGGCCGGCACCTTCGATGCGGTGATTGAACGCCTGCCCGGATTACGCGATCTGGGCATCACCGCCATCGAACTGATGCCCGTCGCCCAGTTTCCCGGGGAGCGCAACTGGGGCTACGACGGAGTTCAGCCTTTTGCCGTGCAGCATAGCTACGGCGGACCCGAAGGGCTCAAGCGCCTGGTCGACGCCTGCCACCAGCTGGGCCTGGCGGTCGTGCTTGACGTGGTCTACAACCATCTGGGGCCCGAAGGTAATTACCTATGGGACTTCGGTCCCTACTTTACCGATCACTACCGCACCCCCTGGGGGGAAGCGATCAATTTCGACGGACCTCACAGCGATGAAGTGCGTCGTTATTTTCTGCAAAACGCCCTGCACTGGTTCAAGAATTACCACATCGACGCCTTGCGCCTGGACGCGGTGCATGCCATTTACGACTTTTCCGCCAAAACCTTTTTACAGGAGATGGCCGAGCAGACCCGTGAGTTCTCACTCGGCAATCAGCGCAGCTGCCTGCTCATCGCCGAAAGCGACCTCAATGACCCGCGCATAATCCGCCCCGCCGAGCTGGGGGGCTACGGTCTCGACGCCCAATGGAGCGATGATTTCCACCACGCGCTGCACGCTCTGATCACCGGCGAGGACCTCGGTTACTACGGTGATTTCGGCAGCACCGGCGATCTGGTCAAGTCCTATCGCGAGGGCTTTGTCTATTCCTGGCGATATTCAGCTTTTCGCAAGTGCCGCCACGGCGCCTCCGCCGCTGACCGGCCGGCCCAGCAATTCGTCGTGTGCAGCCAGAATCACGATCAGGTCGGCAACCGCATGCGGGGTGAACGTCTCATCGCGCAGGCCGGCTTTGAAGCTGCCAAATTGGCAGCGGCGGCAGTCATTCTCTCTCCCTTCATCCCCCTGCTGTTCATGGGTGAGGAATATGGCGAAGACAACCCCTTCCCCTATTTCGTGAGCTTTGAAGACGAGGATCTGATTGCCGGCGTGCGCCGGGGGCGCAAGGAGGAGTTCGAAGATTTTCACAGCCAAGGCGAACCGCCCGATCCGCAAAGCCCCGAAACCTTCGCCGCTGCCCGCCTGGACTGGAGCAAGCGCGACAAACCTGGCTACCGTGCCATGGCGGCCTTCTATCGCGAACTGCTACGATTGCGCCGTGAAAATCCGGTGCTGACTCGACGCGACAAAGAGCACCTGGAAGGCTGGGGACTTGAGGACGAAAAGCTGCTGTGGTTACGGCGCTGGAGCGGGAAGGACGAACTTTGGCTGCTGGCGAATTTCAATAACAAGGAGATCAGCTGCTCTTTCCCTGGACGGGGCAGCGCCTATCGCAAACTTCTTGACTCAGCCGACCGCCAGTGGCAGGGTCCGGGAACGCGCCTGCCGGACAACATTGAAGGGCGCTGCAAACTCAACCTGGCCCCCCAGAGTCTAGCCGTTTATCAGATGACGGATTGA
- the treS gene encoding maltose alpha-D-glucosyltransferase — translation MPTKEPHIDDNPLWYQDAIIYQVHIKAYCDADGNGIGDFRGLISKLDYLQSLGVTAIWVLPFYPSPLRDDGYDIADYKSVNPDYNTLKDFKEFLKQAHARGLRVITELVLNHTSDQHPWFQRARRAKPGSKYRDWYVWNDSPEKYQDARIIFQDFETSNWSWDPIARAYYWHRFYAHQPDLNFENPQVRKEMFKVLDFWFAMGVDGLRLDAVPYLFEREATNCENLPETHAYLQQLRTHIDDKFSNRMLLAEANQWPEDAVAYFGEGNECNMAFHFPIMPRMYMALQMEDRFPLVDILDQTPDVPEGCQWAIFLRNHDELTLEMVTDEERDYMYRTYATDPRARINLGIRRRLAPLLRNNRRKIELMNILLFSLPGTPIIYYGDEIGMGDNYYLGDRDGVRTPMQWSPDRNGGFSAANPQKLYLPVISDPEYNYESVNVENQERNPSSLLWWMRRVIAMRKQFKAFGRGTLEMLLPDNPKVLAFIRRHEDEIILVVVNLSRFSQAVHLDLGKFAGMVPEEVFSHNRFPDIRETPYFLTLGIHDYYWFRLLPERAGRGLSDQAPKLRLRANQSWEQILRGKSAERLCEEVLPDYLARVRWFRSKARGLRKIELGEILPAQSGSRTFQLLLFRVLYTEGSAETYLLPLAALPLASAQSIRDNHPRSVIANLRIGEEDWLLYDAVVDPLLHEIFYGLIAGRRRLKGSQGELAGQPGGGFRKLVKRGESLSSQVLKAEQSNSALVFGDRFFFKLYRMLEDGINPDQELTRHLTEKVKFAHTPTYAGAIEYRRPGSEPMAVGLMTNLVPNQGDAWSFTLDVLSSYIERLLSHRQELPELPEALPGLLEGDPQSLPTHLTETFGTFYLDMAGLLGRRTAEMHQALAANLQERSWRPEEFSTLYQRSVYQSMRALTRRTFTTLQQNLQHLPEDERPHAEAILKREREVLIRLSRIMGPKITSMKIRIHGDYHLGQVLYTGKDFVIIDFEGEPARTLSERRLKRSPLRDVAGMLRSFHYAAMSALRRHTDNHPGDEAFLRPWLDAWNTHVSNIFLHQYIEQLGETRLIPAQRGHLITLLHCFLMEKAVYELGYELNNRPDWISLPLRGIEMILAEKVVS, via the coding sequence ATGCCCACTAAAGAGCCCCATATCGATGACAATCCTCTCTGGTACCAGGACGCCATCATCTACCAGGTCCATATCAAAGCCTATTGCGACGCCGACGGCAACGGCATCGGCGATTTCCGCGGCCTGATCAGCAAGCTCGACTACCTGCAGAGTCTGGGCGTCACCGCTATCTGGGTTCTGCCTTTCTATCCTTCGCCCCTGCGCGACGACGGCTACGACATCGCTGACTACAAAAGCGTCAACCCCGACTACAACACGTTGAAGGACTTCAAGGAGTTTCTCAAGCAGGCCCATGCCCGGGGGCTGCGCGTCATAACCGAACTGGTGCTCAACCATACTTCCGACCAGCATCCCTGGTTCCAGCGGGCACGGCGTGCCAAGCCCGGCTCCAAGTACCGCGACTGGTACGTGTGGAATGATTCGCCGGAAAAGTACCAGGATGCACGCATCATCTTTCAGGATTTTGAAACCAGCAACTGGAGTTGGGACCCCATCGCGCGCGCCTACTACTGGCACCGCTTCTACGCCCATCAGCCCGATCTCAATTTCGAGAATCCCCAGGTACGCAAGGAGATGTTCAAAGTTCTCGATTTCTGGTTCGCCATGGGGGTCGACGGCTTACGTCTTGATGCCGTGCCCTACCTTTTTGAACGCGAAGCGACCAATTGCGAAAATCTGCCGGAAACCCACGCGTACCTTCAGCAATTGCGGACCCATATCGACGACAAATTCAGCAACCGCATGCTGCTTGCCGAGGCCAACCAGTGGCCCGAAGATGCCGTGGCCTACTTTGGTGAAGGCAACGAATGCAACATGGCCTTTCATTTCCCCATTATGCCACGCATGTACATGGCGCTGCAGATGGAGGACCGCTTCCCCCTGGTGGACATCCTCGATCAGACACCGGATGTTCCCGAAGGTTGCCAGTGGGCGATCTTTCTGCGCAATCACGACGAGTTGACCTTGGAGATGGTCACCGACGAAGAGCGTGACTACATGTACCGCACCTATGCGACCGACCCGCGTGCGCGCATCAATCTCGGCATCCGCCGGCGGCTGGCCCCGCTGCTGCGCAACAATCGGCGCAAAATCGAGCTGATGAACATCCTGCTCTTTTCCCTGCCGGGCACCCCTATCATTTACTACGGCGATGAAATCGGCATGGGCGACAACTATTACCTGGGCGATCGCGACGGGGTGCGTACCCCCATGCAGTGGAGCCCCGACCGCAATGGCGGCTTCAGCGCCGCCAATCCGCAAAAACTCTATCTTCCGGTGATCAGCGATCCGGAATACAATTATGAATCGGTCAACGTTGAAAACCAGGAGCGCAATCCCTCGTCGCTGCTCTGGTGGATGCGCCGCGTCATCGCCATGCGCAAGCAGTTCAAGGCATTTGGCCGCGGCACCCTGGAAATGCTCCTGCCCGACAACCCCAAGGTGCTGGCCTTCATTCGTCGCCACGAGGACGAAATCATCCTGGTGGTGGTTAATCTCTCGCGCTTTTCTCAGGCCGTACACCTCGATCTCGGCAAATTCGCCGGAATGGTACCCGAGGAGGTCTTCAGCCATAACCGTTTCCCGGATATCCGGGAAACGCCCTACTTTCTGACACTGGGCATTCATGATTACTACTGGTTTCGCCTGCTCCCCGAACGAGCCGGCCGCGGCCTCTCCGATCAGGCTCCAAAGTTGCGCCTGCGGGCCAACCAGTCATGGGAACAGATTCTTCGCGGAAAATCCGCGGAGCGGCTGTGCGAGGAAGTCCTTCCCGACTATCTGGCGCGCGTACGGTGGTTTCGCTCCAAAGCACGCGGCCTGCGCAAAATCGAGCTGGGCGAAATCCTTCCGGCGCAGAGCGGTTCGCGCACTTTTCAGCTACTGTTGTTCCGCGTGCTTTACACCGAGGGCAGCGCCGAAACCTACCTGCTGCCCCTGGCTGCCCTGCCCCTGGCTTCCGCCCAGAGTATAAGGGACAATCATCCGCGCTCGGTCATCGCCAATCTGCGCATCGGCGAGGAGGATTGGCTGCTTTACGACGCGGTGGTCGATCCGCTGTTGCATGAGATTTTCTATGGGCTTATCGCCGGCCGCCGTCGCCTCAAAGGCTCTCAGGGCGAGCTCGCCGGCCAGCCGGGCGGCGGCTTTCGCAAGCTGGTCAAGCGTGGCGAAAGCCTCAGTTCTCAGGTTCTCAAGGCCGAGCAGAGCAACAGCGCCTTGGTGTTTGGCGACCGCTTTTTCTTCAAGCTCTATCGCATGCTTGAAGATGGCATCAACCCCGACCAGGAACTAACGCGCCACCTGACGGAAAAAGTCAAATTCGCCCACACGCCCACCTATGCCGGAGCTATCGAATACCGTCGCCCCGGCAGCGAACCCATGGCCGTGGGGCTGATGACGAACCTGGTGCCCAACCAGGGTGATGCCTGGAGCTTCACCCTGGATGTTCTCTCCAGCTACATCGAACGCCTGCTCAGCCACCGCCAGGAGCTGCCCGAACTTCCGGAAGCCCTGCCGGGGCTGCTTGAGGGCGATCCGCAGTCCCTGCCGACGCACCTGACGGAAACCTTCGGCACCTTCTACCTTGACATGGCCGGGCTGCTCGGTCGCCGCACCGCCGAGATGCATCAGGCACTGGCCGCCAACCTGCAGGAGCGCAGCTGGCGACCCGAGGAATTCTCCACCCTCTACCAGCGCTCGGTCTACCAGTCCATGCGCGCCCTGACGCGACGCACGTTCACGACGCTGCAGCAGAATCTCCAACATCTTCCCGAGGATGAGCGGCCCCATGCCGAAGCCATTCTCAAACGCGAACGTGAAGTGCTTATCCGTCTCTCGCGCATCATGGGCCCCAAGATCACCTCGATGAAAATTCGCATCCACGGTGATTATCACCTCGGCCAGGTGCTCTATACCGGCAAGGACTTCGTCATTATCGATTTCGAGGGAGAACCGGCGCGCACCCTCTCCGAACGGCGCCTGAAACGCTCGCCCCTGCGCGATGTCGCCGGCATGCTGCGCTCCTTCCATTATGCCGCCATGAGCGCCCTGCGCCGCCACACGGACAACCATCCGGGCGATGAAGCCTTTCTGCGCCCCTGGCTCGATGCCTGGAATACCCATGTCAGCAACATCTTTCTGCATCAGTATATCGAGCAGCTTGGAGAAACGCGCCTGATCCCCGCGCAGCGCGGACACCTGATCACACTGCTGCACTGCTTTTTAATGGAAAAAGCAGTTTACGAACTCGGCTACGAACTCAATAATCGACCCGACTGGATCTCTCTGCCCCTGCGCGGCATTGAGATGATTCTGGCGGAAAAGGTCGTGTCATAA